The following proteins are co-located in the Sporosarcina pasteurii genome:
- a CDS encoding peptide-binding protein, with the protein MLKRNHLLLMIILFMFGLVLAACSADEPDGEKGDGKATETTEEEKAASDGPKDGGTITGAMHTAPAGMFNPIFYEEAYEANILDFTHEGLTSQNESLEFIPKLAKSWETNEDQTEITFQLEEGVKWHDGEEFTADDVVFTYKAISDPDYVSAGGVRTNYVEPLLGYEEYASGETDEFVGVVADSDYQVTFKFEEPNIMPLYYTSFPIIPEHVFKDIPVAEIPEAAESLDAGKVIGTGPFKFTEMIEREQYILERHEDYWQGKPHLDKLVWKIVQQSVMTGLLEKGEIDFIALPGGIDPADFDMVNEYENVTMIEQPDFGYQILGFKHNHRTAEDVENGVINPDNWVPNEKIADPKVRQAIAWAIDRQGLIGEGHGQGLLHGHGELINSPIAVQFWAYDENAGMNYSYDPEKAMEMLDELGYVDVDGDGYREDPDGNEWVLNMEYPTGNQLREKSAPIIADNLDKVGIKVDLRQPKEMSVYVEGLTNDNSDWDLYLIGWNLGSGDPDPLGLWGIKDAYNFSRWNNPESDELLYDAVKAPNAFEQDYRVEKYREWQDLYSEDLPALILYAQNSIWAYNDRLQGVEVLPYTMYKDAHTWWVND; encoded by the coding sequence TTGTTAAAACGTAATCATTTGTTGCTCATGATTATATTATTTATGTTTGGACTTGTGCTTGCAGCATGTAGTGCGGATGAGCCAGACGGTGAGAAAGGCGACGGAAAAGCTACCGAAACAACTGAAGAGGAAAAAGCGGCATCAGATGGTCCAAAAGATGGGGGGACGATCACTGGTGCGATGCATACAGCGCCGGCAGGTATGTTTAACCCGATTTTTTATGAAGAAGCATACGAGGCGAACATTCTTGACTTTACGCATGAGGGGCTTACATCTCAAAATGAATCTTTAGAGTTTATCCCTAAACTAGCGAAAAGTTGGGAGACGAACGAAGACCAGACAGAAATCACTTTCCAATTAGAGGAAGGGGTCAAATGGCATGACGGTGAAGAATTTACAGCGGATGATGTTGTATTCACGTATAAAGCGATTTCTGACCCTGACTATGTATCAGCAGGCGGTGTACGTACAAACTATGTGGAGCCATTGCTAGGTTATGAGGAATATGCAAGTGGTGAGACGGATGAATTTGTTGGGGTTGTGGCGGATAGCGACTATCAAGTGACATTTAAATTTGAAGAGCCAAATATTATGCCGCTTTATTATACTAGTTTCCCGATTATTCCTGAACATGTTTTTAAAGACATTCCAGTAGCTGAAATTCCAGAGGCAGCGGAATCGTTGGATGCTGGAAAAGTAATTGGTACAGGTCCATTCAAGTTTACTGAAATGATTGAACGTGAACAATACATTCTTGAACGTCATGAAGATTACTGGCAAGGTAAGCCACATTTAGATAAACTAGTGTGGAAGATTGTTCAACAATCTGTCATGACAGGATTACTAGAAAAAGGCGAAATTGACTTTATCGCACTTCCAGGTGGAATTGACCCTGCTGACTTCGATATGGTCAACGAATATGAGAATGTAACGATGATTGAACAACCTGATTTTGGATACCAAATTCTAGGCTTTAAACATAATCATCGTACAGCTGAAGATGTTGAAAATGGCGTCATCAATCCTGATAATTGGGTGCCAAACGAAAAGATTGCCGATCCAAAAGTTCGACAAGCAATTGCTTGGGCGATTGATCGACAAGGTTTAATCGGTGAAGGTCATGGTCAAGGGCTACTACACGGTCATGGTGAGTTAATTAATTCACCAATTGCTGTACAGTTCTGGGCTTATGATGAAAATGCAGGAATGAACTATTCATATGATCCTGAAAAAGCGATGGAAATGTTAGATGAATTAGGCTATGTGGATGTGGATGGGGATGGATACCGTGAAGACCCAGATGGAAACGAATGGGTCCTGAACATGGAATATCCTACAGGAAACCAATTACGTGAGAAATCTGCACCGATTATTGCAGATAATTTGGATAAAGTAGGCATTAAAGTTGATTTACGTCAACCGAAAGAAATGTCTGTTTACGTAGAAGGATTAACGAATGATAACTCGGATTGGGATTTATATTTAATCGGTTGGAATCTAGGCAGTGGAGACCCAGATCCATTAGGTCTTTGGGGCATTAAAGATGCTTATAACTTCTCCCGTTGGAACAATCCAGAGTCTGATGAATTACTTTACGATGCAGTAAAGGCACCAAATGCATTTGAACAAGATTACCGGGTTGAAAAGTATCGAGAGTGGCAAGATCTTTATTCAGAAGACTTACCAGCGCTCATTCTGTATGCGCAAAATAGTATTTGGGCATACAATGATCGACTACAAGGTGTAGAAGTGTTGCCATACACGATGTACAAAGATGCTCATACTTGGTGGGTGAATGATTAA
- a CDS encoding ABC transporter ATP-binding protein has translation MTIIQQNIESSNEQHTLEKDSLVEVRNIKKYFPIKGGIFKRTIGHLKAVDGISFTIKQGETLGVVGESGSGKSTLGRVLLRLLDPTEGKVIFNGVDISNLSQRQIRPLREDMQIIFQDPFASLNSKMSVGQLIEEPLIVQGKLSAEDRKKRVLDIIQRVGLRPDDRQKYPHEFSGGQRQRISIARALVVRPKFVICDEPVSALDVSIQAQVLNLMKDLQEELGLTYLFIAHDLSVVKHISDRVAVMYLGRIVELTSKKKLYKNALHPYTEALLSSIPIIDLDQAAPNVRREKIKLEGDLPSPANPPSGCAFRTRCPKVHDRCVSVSPELIELEDNHYVACHLYTDS, from the coding sequence ATGACGATTATCCAACAAAATATCGAGAGTTCCAATGAACAACATACTTTGGAAAAAGACTCACTTGTAGAAGTTCGAAATATAAAAAAGTACTTCCCGATAAAAGGGGGTATTTTTAAGCGAACGATTGGTCATTTAAAAGCAGTAGATGGGATATCTTTTACGATAAAACAAGGTGAAACGCTTGGCGTCGTTGGCGAATCTGGTTCTGGGAAATCAACCTTAGGACGTGTTTTACTTCGGCTTTTAGATCCTACCGAAGGAAAGGTTATTTTCAATGGTGTCGATATTTCCAATTTAAGTCAGCGTCAAATTAGGCCTCTTCGTGAAGATATGCAAATTATATTTCAAGATCCCTTTGCATCGTTAAATTCTAAAATGAGTGTTGGCCAATTAATTGAAGAACCGTTAATTGTTCAAGGGAAATTATCGGCAGAAGATAGAAAAAAACGCGTCCTGGACATTATTCAAAGAGTAGGGCTACGTCCCGATGATAGACAAAAGTATCCGCATGAGTTTTCGGGTGGGCAACGTCAACGTATTAGCATTGCTCGTGCCCTTGTCGTGCGTCCGAAGTTCGTCATTTGTGATGAGCCTGTTTCCGCACTCGATGTGTCTATTCAAGCCCAAGTGTTAAATTTAATGAAAGATTTACAAGAAGAGTTAGGGCTTACTTACTTGTTTATTGCGCATGACTTAAGTGTTGTCAAACATATTAGTGATCGAGTGGCCGTAATGTATTTAGGTAGAATCGTAGAGTTGACTTCCAAGAAAAAACTTTATAAAAATGCATTGCATCCTTATACAGAAGCCTTACTTTCATCAATTCCAATCATAGATTTGGATCAAGCCGCACCTAACGTAAGAAGAGAGAAAATTAAACTTGAGGGTGATTTACCGAGTCCAGCAAATCCACCTTCGGGCTGTGCATTTAGGACGCGGTGTCCAAAGGTTCATGACCGTTGTGTATCAGTATCGCCTGAGTTAATAGAATTAGAAGACAATCATTATGTGGCTTGCCACTTATATACAGATTCATAG
- a CDS encoding ABC transporter ATP-binding protein — translation MSKLPVLDVEQLKTYFYLSEKQVAKAVDDVSFSVYPGETVALVGESGSGKSMTALSIMQLINKPGRIVDGKITVSDKDLTRLKQKQMTSIRGNEIAMIFQEPMTALNPVYTIGNQIIEVIRKHKKVSKKEAESRAIELLKIVGIPRAEELIKEYPHQLSGGMRQRVMIAIAISCEPKLLIADEPTTALDVTIQAQILDLLADMQKTFGMSILLITHDLGVVSEYADRVMVMYGGQIVEQAATKILLKSTKHPYTKGLLASLPNIDQDVDRLGTIKGTVPPAFNFPKGCRFSTRCPYVMEKCIQSHPELTEVLPGYFVRCYLQEEVGESR, via the coding sequence ATGAGCAAATTACCAGTATTAGATGTTGAACAGTTAAAAACCTATTTTTATTTATCAGAAAAGCAAGTGGCTAAAGCTGTGGATGACGTTTCTTTTTCGGTCTATCCTGGCGAAACGGTTGCTTTAGTGGGTGAATCTGGAAGCGGTAAAAGTATGACTGCACTTTCAATTATGCAACTTATCAATAAGCCAGGACGTATTGTTGATGGGAAGATTACAGTGAGTGATAAAGATTTAACTCGTTTAAAACAAAAACAAATGACAAGTATTCGGGGCAATGAGATAGCGATGATATTTCAAGAACCGATGACCGCATTAAATCCTGTTTATACAATCGGTAATCAGATTATCGAAGTCATTCGGAAACATAAAAAGGTCAGTAAAAAGGAAGCGGAATCTCGTGCAATTGAACTATTAAAAATTGTAGGGATACCGAGGGCTGAAGAGTTGATTAAAGAATATCCCCATCAGCTTTCTGGTGGAATGAGACAGCGGGTCATGATTGCGATTGCAATCTCATGTGAACCAAAACTTCTAATTGCAGATGAACCGACAACGGCATTAGATGTAACAATACAAGCGCAAATATTAGATTTACTAGCAGATATGCAAAAAACTTTTGGAATGTCTATTTTGCTAATTACGCATGACCTCGGCGTTGTATCAGAATATGCAGATCGCGTCATGGTGATGTATGGGGGACAAATTGTTGAACAGGCCGCTACAAAAATTCTATTAAAATCAACAAAACATCCTTATACAAAAGGGTTATTGGCAAGTTTACCCAATATAGACCAAGATGTTGATCGGCTTGGAACGATAAAGGGAACTGTGCCGCCTGCATTTAATTTTCCAAAAGGATGTCGTTTCTCTACGCGATGTCCTTACGTCATGGAAAAGTGTATACAATCCCATCCAGAATTAACCGAAGTTTTGCCGGGATATTTTGTTCGTTGTTATCTTCAAGAGGAAGTAGGGGAATCCAGATGA
- a CDS encoding M23 family metallopeptidase: MRTWIRSFIVAFCFSFVFLITVHAENEKTREEILADRMDYYMKYSSIEVPWFYLAAIDQFERNIQEVRSDLEQREEPIAMNFSPHIWAGLHNPSYEDQSPFSIAYFDGLGKDGDGDGFASTNSPDDIMYTLSEYLHAYSHTEKGFKKALMDYYDKKETVQQIITIAKIYEHFQTNALDKRAFPLPVRSHYSYRGTWGASRGWGGRRIHEGTDLFASYGVPVRSVSYGMIEIMGWNDYGGWRVGIRDMHNTYHYYAHLSSFNKEFKEGSIVEPGDVIGYVGSSGYGKEGTSGRFPPHLHYGMYKYNGRVEWAFDPYPYLRIWERQDRESTQ; the protein is encoded by the coding sequence TTGCGTACATGGATACGCTCATTTATAGTTGCTTTTTGCTTCAGTTTTGTTTTCTTGATCACGGTTCATGCTGAAAACGAAAAGACAAGAGAAGAAATCTTGGCAGATCGAATGGATTATTACATGAAATATTCAAGCATTGAGGTCCCTTGGTTTTATTTAGCAGCAATTGATCAGTTCGAGCGAAATATTCAGGAAGTGAGATCTGATCTTGAACAAAGGGAAGAACCTATCGCTATGAATTTTTCTCCGCATATTTGGGCCGGGTTGCATAATCCTTCTTATGAAGACCAATCTCCATTTTCAATTGCTTATTTTGATGGTCTTGGAAAAGATGGAGATGGGGACGGCTTTGCAAGTACTAATAGCCCTGATGATATTATGTACACTTTGTCCGAGTATTTACATGCTTATTCGCATACAGAAAAAGGATTTAAAAAAGCGCTAATGGATTACTACGACAAAAAAGAAACTGTACAGCAAATTATAACGATTGCGAAAATATACGAACATTTTCAGACGAATGCGCTTGATAAGAGAGCCTTTCCACTACCAGTTAGGTCTCATTATAGTTATCGAGGGACATGGGGGGCTAGTCGCGGATGGGGAGGACGAAGGATTCATGAGGGTACCGATTTATTTGCAAGTTACGGAGTTCCCGTTCGTTCGGTCTCTTATGGAATGATTGAAATCATGGGATGGAATGATTACGGTGGATGGCGTGTTGGGATTCGAGATATGCATAATACCTACCATTATTATGCTCACTTATCATCGTTTAATAAAGAGTTTAAAGAAGGAAGCATTGTCGAACCGGGTGATGTTATAGGGTATGTTGGCAGTTCGGGATATGGGAAAGAAGGTACATCGGGACGTTTCCCACCTCATCTGCATTACGGAATGTATAAATACAATGGCAGAGTAGAGTGGGCGTTCGACCCGTATCCTTACTTAAGAATATGGGAACGTCAGGATAGAGAAAGTACTCAATAG
- a CDS encoding YqkE family protein, with translation MRKNKHHQRKSNQDSSLSISDALNEDVLSKLKEAKKELAQVEKKKEEQRQEQIRLERKEREKNKTFEELLNEYGDIGSKF, from the coding sequence ATGAGGAAAAACAAGCATCATCAGCGCAAATCGAATCAAGATTCGTCATTAAGTATATCCGATGCGCTAAATGAAGACGTCTTGTCCAAATTAAAAGAAGCGAAAAAAGAATTGGCACAGGTTGAAAAGAAAAAAGAAGAACAAAGACAAGAGCAAATTCGACTTGAGCGAAAAGAAAGAGAAAAAAATAAAACGTTTGAAGAATTGCTCAATGAATACGGCGATATCGGTTCAAAATTTTAA
- a CDS encoding acetyl-CoA C-acetyltransferase: protein MSNEVVIVSAVRTAIGSFLGSLKDISAVELGATVIQEALNRAGVEADKVDEVIMGNVLQAGIGQNPSRQASIQAGLPETVPAMTINKVCGSGLKAVHLARQAIVAGDADIIVAGGMENMSQAPYLIQNGREGFKMGNQKMIDSMISDGLWCAFNDYHMGTTAENLCDRYAISREEQDEFAARSQEKAAKAIEAGKFKDEIVEVEIPQRKGEPKIFNTDEHVRQGATAEQLGKLRPAFKRDGSVTAGNASGINDGAAAFVIMSKKKADELGITPLATIAANAGAGVDPSVMGIGPVQAVKNVLERSNMTLGEIDLVEANEAFAAQSIAVDKELGFDQEKLNVNGGAIALGHPIGASGARILVTLLHEMKRRDVKSGLATLCIGGGQGVATIVTRP, encoded by the coding sequence GTGTCAAATGAAGTTGTCATCGTAAGTGCCGTGCGAACTGCAATCGGCTCATTTTTAGGTTCATTAAAAGATATATCCGCAGTTGAGTTAGGTGCTACGGTAATTCAAGAAGCCTTAAATAGGGCAGGTGTTGAAGCAGACAAAGTGGACGAGGTTATTATGGGAAATGTTTTACAGGCGGGCATTGGACAAAATCCATCTAGACAAGCATCTATTCAAGCAGGGCTCCCTGAAACGGTCCCAGCTATGACTATAAATAAAGTTTGCGGTTCTGGTTTGAAAGCCGTTCATTTAGCACGTCAAGCAATTGTAGCCGGCGATGCGGATATCATTGTTGCAGGTGGTATGGAAAATATGAGTCAAGCGCCATATTTAATCCAAAATGGGCGTGAAGGCTTTAAAATGGGCAATCAAAAAATGATTGATAGTATGATTTCTGATGGTTTATGGTGTGCATTCAATGATTATCATATGGGAACAACTGCAGAAAATCTATGCGACCGTTATGCAATTTCCCGAGAAGAACAGGATGAATTTGCTGCACGTTCACAAGAAAAAGCAGCGAAAGCAATTGAAGCGGGAAAATTTAAAGATGAAATTGTAGAAGTTGAAATTCCGCAACGTAAAGGAGAACCTAAAATATTCAATACGGACGAGCATGTTCGTCAAGGAGCAACAGCCGAACAATTAGGCAAGTTGCGTCCAGCGTTTAAACGAGACGGCAGCGTCACTGCAGGGAATGCATCTGGGATTAATGACGGTGCAGCGGCATTTGTTATTATGTCAAAAAAGAAAGCAGATGAGCTAGGGATCACACCACTCGCAACCATTGCCGCAAATGCTGGAGCCGGCGTTGATCCATCTGTCATGGGGATTGGTCCTGTCCAAGCGGTGAAAAATGTATTGGAACGTTCGAACATGACACTCGGTGAGATTGACTTAGTCGAAGCAAATGAAGCATTTGCTGCACAGTCGATAGCTGTTGATAAAGAACTTGGATTTGATCAAGAAAAATTAAATGTAAACGGCGGCGCAATTGCACTTGGTCATCCAATCGGTGCTAGTGGTGCAAGAATACTTGTCACTTTACTTCATGAAATGAAGCGTCGTGATGTGAAATCAGGTCTTGCGACACTTTGTATTGGTGGAGGTCAAGGGGTCGCAACAATTGTCACTAGACCATAG
- a CDS encoding hydroxymethylglutaryl-CoA lyase, producing the protein MFILPKNVTIIEVGPRDGLQNERNLVQTQDKLAFIQALQHAGIEEMELTSFVSPKWVPQMADAKEIVEQSEHIGRQIVLTPNAKGVELAIDAGAKSVAFFVGVSNSFNQKNINRTTADSMRAITPLIQDLKSKDIFVRACISTAFYCPYEGKIQLEDVIQLCKQFVELGVDELSVADTIGQANPVESYNLFSALLNELPNILITAHFHDTRKMALANIFASLQAGIQRFDTSAGGLGGCPFAPGATGNVATEDVVHLLDSLGIQTGIDIEKVCEAISLIEPHVSRPIETGMYRLYKSRSKTQ; encoded by the coding sequence ATGTTTATTTTACCAAAAAACGTGACAATAATCGAGGTAGGTCCACGCGATGGATTACAAAACGAACGAAATCTTGTTCAAACTCAAGATAAGCTTGCGTTTATTCAAGCACTTCAACATGCTGGTATTGAGGAAATGGAGCTTACTTCATTCGTTTCACCAAAATGGGTGCCGCAAATGGCTGATGCAAAAGAAATTGTTGAACAAAGTGAGCACATTGGAAGACAAATTGTATTAACACCAAATGCTAAAGGAGTAGAGCTTGCAATTGATGCCGGCGCAAAAAGTGTTGCATTTTTTGTAGGGGTCAGTAATTCTTTTAATCAAAAGAATATTAATCGTACAACTGCGGATAGCATGAGAGCGATTACACCTCTTATTCAAGATTTAAAAAGTAAAGACATTTTTGTTCGCGCATGTATTTCGACCGCTTTTTATTGTCCATACGAAGGAAAAATCCAACTAGAGGACGTTATTCAATTGTGTAAACAGTTCGTCGAATTAGGGGTAGATGAGCTAAGCGTCGCAGACACGATTGGGCAAGCAAATCCAGTTGAAAGTTACAATTTATTCTCCGCACTACTAAATGAGCTTCCGAATATACTAATAACAGCACACTTTCATGATACGCGTAAAATGGCGCTTGCAAATATTTTTGCTTCCCTGCAAGCTGGTATCCAACGATTTGATACGTCGGCTGGTGGGCTTGGTGGATGTCCGTTTGCGCCTGGTGCAACGGGAAATGTTGCGACTGAAGACGTCGTACATCTACTCGATTCACTTGGCATCCAGACGGGGATTGATATCGAAAAGGTATGTGAAGCTATTTCTCTTATTGAACCGCATGTTTCAAGGCCCATTGAAACTGGTATGTATAGACTGTACAAGTCAAGGTCAAAAACACAATAA
- a CDS encoding alpha/beta hydrolase — translation MKRRTLYMTSIFSSAIAAIVTIFGIFSTNRLMYLKLKDHDMIVQREVLAKRFDEKWYEAVNKEELWIQSPNDYLLHAIFLKPLETNRTVIICHGVTESKINSFKYARLFERLGFNSVIYDHRRHGESGGKTTSFGFYEKSDLKAIVQYIRNRIGEHALLGIHGESMGAATTILYAGTYEDEADFHVVDCPFSDFTEQALHVLRRETPFRTTMVLRIANLFLKMRDGYTLKLISPKEVIANVQKPMLFIHSLEDDFILPYMTEELYEKKIGSKMLKLFDKGAHAKSFNDNPEEYEKTVQEFLQKFVL, via the coding sequence TTGAAACGGCGAACGCTTTATATGACAAGTATTTTCTCGAGTGCAATCGCAGCGATCGTAACGATATTCGGCATCTTCTCGACAAACCGCCTAATGTATTTAAAATTGAAAGACCATGACATGATTGTACAACGAGAAGTATTGGCAAAACGCTTTGATGAAAAATGGTATGAAGCCGTTAATAAAGAAGAACTTTGGATACAATCTCCAAACGATTACTTATTGCATGCGATTTTCTTAAAACCTTTAGAGACAAATCGTACGGTTATTATTTGTCATGGTGTCACTGAAAGTAAAATTAATTCATTTAAATATGCACGTTTATTCGAAAGGCTTGGATTCAATTCAGTTATTTATGACCATCGAAGACATGGGGAGTCTGGTGGGAAAACGACGAGCTTTGGCTTTTATGAAAAGTCTGATTTAAAAGCAATCGTTCAATATATCCGGAATAGAATTGGCGAACATGCATTACTTGGCATTCACGGTGAGTCGATGGGCGCGGCTACAACTATTTTATATGCGGGTACATATGAAGATGAAGCAGACTTTCACGTTGTTGATTGTCCATTCTCTGATTTTACGGAGCAAGCCTTGCATGTATTGCGAAGAGAAACACCTTTTCGTACGACAATGGTGTTGCGAATTGCTAACTTGTTTTTGAAAATGCGTGATGGTTATACATTAAAGCTTATTTCGCCAAAAGAAGTCATTGCAAATGTCCAAAAACCTATGCTTTTTATCCATAGTCTAGAAGATGATTTTATTCTTCCCTACATGACAGAGGAATTGTACGAAAAGAAAATCGGTTCTAAAATGTTAAAGCTTTTTGATAAAGGTGCACATGCAAAATCGTTTAATGACAACCCTGAAGAATATGAAAAAACGGTACAAGAATTCCTTCAAAAGTTTGTGCTCTAA
- a CDS encoding YneF family protein, with protein sequence MATIWWIIIIIVALLAGVALGFFIARQYMMKYLEENPPINEDMLRMMMMQMGQKPSQKRINQMMNQMNKMSDKKDKKSKKK encoded by the coding sequence ATGGCAACGATTTGGTGGATAATAATCATCATCGTCGCGCTATTAGCTGGTGTGGCCCTTGGATTTTTCATTGCACGTCAATATATGATGAAATACTTGGAAGAGAACCCGCCGATTAATGAGGATATGCTACGAATGATGATGATGCAAATGGGGCAAAAACCTTCACAAAAGCGCATCAATCAGATGATGAATCAGATGAATAAAATGAGCGATAAGAAGGACAAAAAGTCAAAAAAGAAATAA
- the sirA gene encoding sporulation inhibitor of replication protein SirA, which yields MRSYGIYKIKEMYEQFILGREQLLYDLLKENVNRSDDLQEVRYLCDIVDQESVDHAIVARLGEIYTTVRLENGQYKLTHPVKGTILITFSPYSLTVKCDGSRMLDLDLFVALSEADRRFFAIMNGQGEWGWLKPVKHTQEKYKSAVVFR from the coding sequence ATGCGATCATACGGTATTTATAAAATTAAGGAAATGTATGAACAATTTATTCTTGGACGTGAGCAACTCTTATATGACTTATTGAAAGAAAATGTAAATCGTAGTGATGATTTACAGGAAGTCCGTTATCTATGTGATATTGTAGATCAGGAATCAGTTGATCATGCGATTGTTGCAAGGCTCGGTGAGATATACACGACAGTAAGACTAGAAAATGGACAATATAAATTAACACATCCAGTGAAAGGAACGATTCTAATCACATTTTCTCCCTACTCATTAACGGTGAAATGTGATGGTTCTAGGATGCTAGATCTTGATTTATTCGTCGCGTTATCTGAAGCGGATAGACGTTTTTTCGCAATCATGAATGGTCAAGGTGAGTGGGGATGGTTGAAACCTGTTAAGCATACACAAGAAAAATATAAAAGTGCAGTAGTTTTTCGATGA